Proteins from a single region of Osmerus eperlanus chromosome 26, fOsmEpe2.1, whole genome shotgun sequence:
- the LOC134013132 gene encoding putative nuclease HARBI1 isoform X1: MKAQNCVFLSALTMACPFVRDVVDEEALVLRRAFRRERVFRDRLDPLAFPDDHLYERYRFSADGIRYLCRLLGPRIKHRTARSHALSVEQMVCVALRFFASGAFLYSVGDAEQLNKATICRTIRSVCLAIKALADVFISFPGHRRLCDIKEEFYRIAGFPNVIGAVDCTHIRIKAPSGAHEADFVNRKSFHSINVQMVCNADCVISNVVAKWPGSVHDSRIFRASEIYQCLSQGEFSGVLLGDRGYGCQPFLLTPFTDPQEAQQAYNHAHARTRARVEMTFGLLKARFHCLHKLRVSPVRACDITVACAVLHNVACLRKERAPRVPPAMDWDNPAIFPDDDSGRLLRDQYVLNYFS; encoded by the exons atgaaggcccaaaattgtgtgttcctttctgctctgacaatggcatgcccattcgtgcgagatgtggtggatgaagaagcacttgtgctgaggagagccttcaggcgagaaagggtcttcagggaccggttggacccactggccttccctgatgaccatctatatgaaagatacaggttttctgcagatggcatcaggtatctatgcagactactgggtcccaggattaagcaccgcactgcacggagccatgcgctgagtgtggagcaaatggtttgtgtggccttgcgcttttttgctagtggagccttcctgtactcagtgggggatgcagaacagctgaacaaggccacaatttgccgcacaataaggagtgtgtgtctggctatcaaagcattagcagatgtcttcatctccttccctggccacagaagactctgtgacatcaaagaggagttctataggattgcag gtttccccaatgtcattggtgcagtggactgcacacacataaggataaaagccccctcaggtgcccatgaggccgattttgtgaataggaaatcctttcacagcattaatgttcag atggtctgcaatgctgactgtgtgatcagcaatgttgtggcaaaatggcctggctcagtccatgactccagaatctttcgggcctctgaaatctatcagtgcctatcacaag gtgaattctctggtgtgttgctgggagacagggggtatggctgccagccttttctcctgacacctttcacagacccccaggaagcacagcaggcctacaaccatgcccatgccaggaccagggccagagttgaaatgacctttggcctcctgaaggcacgctttcactgccttcacaaattaagggtcagccctgttagggcatgtgatattactgtggcttgtgctgtcctccacaatgtggcctgcctgaggaaggagagggcccccagagtgccaccagccatggactgggacaatccggcaatcttccctgatgacgacagtggtcggttgctgagggaccaatatgtgttgaattattttagttag
- the LOC134013132 gene encoding putative nuclease HARBI1 isoform X2 has product MKAQNCVFLSALTMACPFVRDVVDEEALVLRRAFRRERVFRDRLDPLAFPDDHLYERYRFSADGISGAFLYSVGDAEQLNKATICRTIRSVCLAIKALADVFISFPGHRRLCDIKEEFYRIAGFPNVIGAVDCTHIRIKAPSGAHEADFVNRKSFHSINVQMVCNADCVISNVVAKWPGSVHDSRIFRASEIYQCLSQGEFSGVLLGDRGYGCQPFLLTPFTDPQEAQQAYNHAHARTRARVEMTFGLLKARFHCLHKLRVSPVRACDITVACAVLHNVACLRKERAPRVPPAMDWDNPAIFPDDDSGRLLRDQYVLNYFS; this is encoded by the exons atgaaggcccaaaattgtgtgttcctttctgctctgacaatggcatgcccattcgtgcgagatgtggtggatgaagaagcacttgtgctgaggagagccttcaggcgagaaagggtcttcagggaccggttggacccactggccttccctgatgaccatctatatgaaagatacaggttttctgcagatggcatcag tggagccttcctgtactcagtgggggatgcagaacagctgaacaaggccacaatttgccgcacaataaggagtgtgtgtctggctatcaaagcattagcagatgtcttcatctccttccctggccacagaagactctgtgacatcaaagaggagttctataggattgcag gtttccccaatgtcattggtgcagtggactgcacacacataaggataaaagccccctcaggtgcccatgaggccgattttgtgaataggaaatcctttcacagcattaatgttcag atggtctgcaatgctgactgtgtgatcagcaatgttgtggcaaaatggcctggctcagtccatgactccagaatctttcgggcctctgaaatctatcagtgcctatcacaag gtgaattctctggtgtgttgctgggagacagggggtatggctgccagccttttctcctgacacctttcacagacccccaggaagcacagcaggcctacaaccatgcccatgccaggaccagggccagagttgaaatgacctttggcctcctgaaggcacgctttcactgccttcacaaattaagggtcagccctgttagggcatgtgatattactgtggcttgtgctgtcctccacaatgtggcctgcctgaggaaggagagggcccccagagtgccaccagccatggactgggacaatccggcaatcttccctgatgacgacagtggtcggttgctgagggaccaatatgtgttgaattattttagttag